Proteins co-encoded in one Setaria viridis chromosome 9, Setaria_viridis_v4.0, whole genome shotgun sequence genomic window:
- the LOC117838397 gene encoding LIM domain-containing protein PLIM2b, which translates to MTFSGTQDKCKACDKTVHFIDLLTADSIPYHKSCFRCSHCKGTLSMCSYSSMDGVLYCKTHFEQLFKATGTFSKNFPTGPKANNEQSKVPNKLSSLFCGTQDKCAACNKTVYPLEKITLEGEPYHKTCFKCARGGCLLTTATYASHNGILYCQIHFWQVFKETGSYSNLLKPAPAKNAAGEPEAAKAEAAKEEASPEQVPEAPEDQEH; encoded by the exons ATGACGTTCTCTGGTACGCAGGACAAGTGCAAGGCTTGTGACAAAACCGTGCATTTCATTGATCTCCTCACCGCAGATAGCATTCCGTACCACAAATCTTGCTTCAGATGCAGCCACTGCAAAGGCACACTTTCG ATGTGCAGCTATtcctccatggatggggttcTTTACTGCAAGACCCATTTTGAACAGCTGTTCAAGGCGACAGGCACCTTCAGCAAAAACTTCCCCACAG GTCCGAAGGCAAATAATGAACAG TCTAAGGTCCCCAACAAGTTATCCTCTCTGTTCTGCGGAACTCAAGACAAGTGTGCTGCCTGCAACAAGACTGTGTACCCATTGGAGAAG ATCACATTGGAGGGCGAGCCCTACCACAAGACCTGCTTCAAATGCGCTCGCGGCGGCTGCCTCCTGACGACCGCCACGTACGCCTCCCACAACGGGATCCTCTACTGCCAGATCCACTTCTGGCAGGTGTTCAAGGAGACCGGCAGCTACAGCAACCTGCTCAAGCCTGCGCCCGCGAAGAACGCCGCTGGCGAGCCCGAGGCCGCAAAGGCAGAGGCAGCCAAGGAAGAAGCGTCACCGGAGCAGGTCCCCGAAGCCCCAGAGGACCAGGAGCACTGA